From the genome of Terriglobales bacterium, one region includes:
- a CDS encoding GlsB/YeaQ/YmgE family stress response membrane protein, whose amino-acid sequence MDILSILVLGLIAGWLAGKISRGRGFGLLGNLIVGVIGALLGGFLFRIVGLAAYGLVAQLLMALVGSMALLFLIGLVRRTA is encoded by the coding sequence ATGGACATACTTTCAATCCTGGTCCTTGGCTTGATAGCCGGCTGGCTAGCCGGAAAAATCAGTCGCGGGCGCGGCTTTGGACTGTTGGGTAACCTGATTGTCGGGGTGATCGGGGCCTTGCTGGGAGGCTTTCTGTTTCGCATTGTGGGCTTGGCGGCGTACGGACTGGTCGCGCAGTTGCTCATGGCGCTGGTTGGTTCCATGGCCTTGTTGTTCCTGATCGGCTTGGTTCGAAGGACGGCCTAG
- a CDS encoding MBL fold metallo-hydrolase has protein sequence MTLAGVANSCLLTVFCTALTCAQEPSTPGLSSYFKAREVIDSGVDAIGGLEALRDLRTVRRQLSGEWIGSGQHPRPYAVAAPTLAAPPPNGRDQGVGFLDYGGNRWLEEMVEADVKREDFITRKNVGTENSGFETITFGQEKSYYRAFSADDARSSHVRRFRRYPEGALRMALNRPETLAWVGEGQEFGRTHKVISFTDVLGTRVLLYFDAKTGLLSKSEFLREHALAGDSYQEVVYDDYRRVGRLQLPFRYIDRVAGVPTQEMRASSIELDISLAEGSFQPPPQQDVVPMAQDPAEPSVQKLGENLFMIRGPYNIMFAVFRDHVVVFEAPLHSRYSETCLELIRATVPDKPIRYLVATHFHYDHVAGVRPYIAEGVSILTTPDAKGIIEQVASSRRTMYPDALTRHPRAPSIETVERFRVLEDGANRVELYDFGPTGHITQMLVAYFPKEKVLFQADVWDPISLELVIAGPDTVNMARKITELGLKVERIIPVHGIPATIEALKSGLAVRAKYVQ, from the coding sequence ATGACGCTTGCCGGTGTCGCAAACTCCTGCCTGCTGACTGTCTTCTGCACGGCCTTGACCTGCGCCCAGGAGCCTTCGACCCCGGGCTTGAGTTCCTACTTCAAGGCGAGAGAAGTGATCGATTCCGGCGTCGACGCAATCGGCGGGCTCGAAGCCCTTCGCGACCTGAGGACTGTTCGCCGGCAACTGTCCGGCGAGTGGATCGGCTCCGGCCAGCACCCGCGACCCTATGCCGTTGCCGCACCGACGCTGGCCGCTCCGCCTCCGAACGGACGCGACCAGGGCGTCGGCTTCCTCGACTACGGCGGGAATCGCTGGCTTGAGGAGATGGTCGAGGCCGACGTCAAGCGCGAAGACTTCATCACGCGCAAGAATGTGGGCACCGAGAACTCCGGTTTCGAAACCATCACCTTCGGGCAGGAAAAGTCCTATTACCGCGCATTCTCCGCCGACGATGCGCGCTCCTCCCACGTCCGCAGGTTCCGGCGCTACCCGGAAGGCGCGCTCCGCATGGCTCTGAACCGGCCGGAGACGCTTGCCTGGGTGGGCGAAGGCCAGGAATTTGGAAGGACCCACAAGGTCATCTCTTTCACCGATGTCCTCGGAACCCGCGTGCTGCTCTATTTCGACGCCAAGACCGGCTTACTCTCGAAGTCCGAATTCCTGCGCGAACACGCGCTCGCCGGTGATAGCTACCAGGAAGTGGTCTACGACGATTACCGTCGCGTGGGTCGGCTGCAGCTCCCTTTCCGTTACATCGACCGTGTGGCGGGCGTACCCACGCAGGAGATGCGCGCCAGTTCCATCGAACTCGACATATCGCTGGCTGAAGGGAGTTTCCAGCCGCCGCCGCAGCAGGACGTAGTGCCCATGGCGCAGGATCCCGCGGAACCCTCCGTCCAGAAGCTGGGCGAGAACCTGTTCATGATCCGCGGCCCCTACAACATCATGTTCGCCGTCTTTCGCGACCACGTCGTCGTCTTCGAAGCGCCGCTCCACAGCCGCTATTCGGAGACCTGCCTCGAGCTGATCCGTGCCACGGTTCCCGACAAACCCATCCGCTACCTGGTGGCCACCCACTTCCACTACGACCACGTGGCTGGCGTGCGGCCCTATATCGCCGAAGGAGTTTCCATACTTACGACCCCGGACGCGAAAGGCATCATCGAGCAAGTCGCGTCCAGCCGCCGCACCATGTATCCCGACGCGCTCACCCGCCATCCGCGGGCGCCAAGCATCGAAACCGTGGAAAGGTTCCGAGTGCTGGAGGACGGCGCCAACCGCGTCGAGCTCTACGACTTCGGCCCCACCGGCCACATCACCCAAATGCTCGTGGCCTACTTCCCGAAAGAGAAGGTGCTGTTTCAAGCCGATGTCTGGGATCCCATTTCGCTCGAGCTCGTTATCGCCGGGCCAGACACGGTGAACATGGCTAGGAAGATCACGGAGCTGGGGCTGAAGGTGGAGCGCATCATTCCGGTGCATGGCATCCCCGCCACCATCGAAGCCTTGAAGAGCGGCCTGGCTGTCCGCGCCAAGTACGTTCAGTGA